The following are encoded in a window of Apis mellifera strain DH4 linkage group LG10, Amel_HAv3.1, whole genome shotgun sequence genomic DNA:
- the LOC726321 gene encoding uncharacterized protein LOC726321 produces MRRIGILVVCLLVVLGFYGINAMQCYLCNSHNDSRCADENPPDALKKDCSDLKNGAKYTMCRKITQVIEFSVNGLPPDTRVIRGCGWDESNYKGKCYQRSGFGGRQEVCSCLTDFCNTATPSVLPPTSLIASCVAASVLLAYIRNN; encoded by the exons ATGAGACGCATCGGCATCCTCGTCGTTTGCCTATTGGTCGTGCTCGGTTTTTACG GTATAAACGCGATGCAATGTTATCTCTGCAACAGTCATAACGACAGCCGATGCGCCGACGAGAATCCACCGGACGCGTTGAAAAAAGATTGCTCCGATCTGAAGAACGGCGCAAAGTACACCATGTGCCGAAAGATCACGCAAGTCATCGAGTTCAGCGTTAATGGAC TTCCACCCGACACGAGAGTGATAAGGGGCTGCGGATGGGACGAGTCGAATTACAAGGGGAAATGTTACCAGAGGAGCGGTTTCGGTGGCCGCCAAGAGGTCTGCTCGTGTTTGACAGACTTTTGCAACACGGCCACACCGAGCGTTCTACCGCCAACGTCGCTGATAGCCTCGTGCGTCGCCGCCAGTGTCCTTCTAGCGTAcattcgtaataattaa
- the LOC102656594 gene encoding uncharacterized protein LOC102656594 — translation MNRRIASLIVSLALVLAVRSDDKLKCYMCTSLTDPSCDTDLSTEDIKECTLNNMDSFKQRIQQHNDLNKIAVIFEVDKSQYYQASAPMACAKMILKVNNRDVTVRTCQTAKTETIDPCKAIQGKVANNIHDLQSCDLCEHDACNGSISVSPRILLPLLSAIGAIAFASFYKTA, via the exons ATGAATCGAAGGATCGCGTCGCTAATCGTCAGCCTTGCCCTCGTGTTGGCGGTTCGTTCAG ACGACAAATTAAAGTGCTACATGTGTACCTCGTTGACGGACCCTAGCTGCGACACGGATCTGAGCACAGAGGATATCAAAGAGTGCACTTTGAACAACATGGACTCGTTTAAACAAAGGATTCAACAGCACAACGATTTAAATAAGATAGCCGTCATTTTCGAAGTCGACAAATCACAGTATTATCAAGCATCCGCCCCGATGGCATGCGCTAAAATGATTCTTAAGG TCAACAATCGAGACGTGACGGTGAGGACTTGCCAGACAGCGAAGACGGAGACTATCGACCCATGCAAAGCGATCCAAGGCAAAGTCGCCAACAATATTCATGATCTGCAAAGTTGCGACTTATGTGAACACGACGCTTGTAACGGTTCCATTTCTGTCTCTCCAAGGATTCTGCTCCCACTGTTGTCCGCCATTGGTGCAATAGCTTTCGCTTCTTTTTACAAGACCGCGTAA
- the LOC100577748 gene encoding uncharacterized protein LOC100577748 isoform X2 produces MHFFYLNLKPNFTPLRNYATPYSTSHFQNLYTILIFIARDKIISNEKIRNVCKGGADMIGLAISIIVLVNLDGDVLVTVRGCVPSREIDGYCQQTEHFPGSSIKCSFCDDYACNSQNSNRVSNDLISIILTFIPSIIPIIYLF; encoded by the exons atgcattttttttatctgaatcTGAAGCCAAATTTTACGCCACTACGTAACTATGCAACTCCCTACTCTACTTCTCATTTTCAGAATCTATATAcgatccttatttttatcgccAGAGATAAGATAATAAGTAATGAGAAGATTCGGAACGTATGCAAAGGTGGTGCCGACATGATTGGACTAGCAATCTCGATAATCGTTCTCGTGAATTTAG ATGGAGACGTGCTGGTGACGGTACGAGGCTGCGTGCCGTCACGAGAAATCGATGGATACTGCCAACAAACGGAACATTTTCCAGGATCCAGCATTAAGTGCTCTTTTTGCGACGATTACGCTTGCAACAGCCAAAATTCCAATCGTGTTTCGAAcgatttaatatcgattattttaactttcattCCTTCGATAATTccaatcatatatttattttaa
- the LOC100577748 gene encoding uncharacterized protein LOC100577748 isoform X1, with amino-acid sequence MQRWCRHDWTSNLDNRSREFRYKGIDSNLTECGKGEKLWCYQCNTNLRNRHTRECNDPYPSSYFDLTLCPRNESHHCLKSIIDYGDVLVTVRGCVPSREIDGYCQQTEHFPGSSIKCSFCDDYACNSQNSNRVSNDLISIILTFIPSIIPIIYLF; translated from the exons ATGCAAAGGTGGTGCCGACATGATTGGACTAGCAATCTCGATAATCGTTCTCGTGAATTTAG ATATAAAGGCATCGATTCGAATTTGACAGAGTGCGGGAAAGGAGAGAAGTTGTGGTGTTACCAATGCAACACCAACTTGAGGAACAGGCACACGAGGGAGTGCAACGATCCTTACCCGTCATCCTATTTCGATTTAACTCTCTGCCCTCGAAACGAGTCGCACCATTGTTTGAAAAGCATCATCGATT ATGGAGACGTGCTGGTGACGGTACGAGGCTGCGTGCCGTCACGAGAAATCGATGGATACTGCCAACAAACGGAACATTTTCCAGGATCCAGCATTAAGTGCTCTTTTTGCGACGATTACGCTTGCAACAGCCAAAATTCCAATCGTGTTTCGAAcgatttaatatcgattattttaactttcattCCTTCGATAATTccaatcatatatttattttaa
- the LOC100577788 gene encoding uncharacterized protein LOC100577788 translates to MRVNVNALQVLILLFVFQRGESKAIKCYQCNSKKDKDCTINTVDIRYLKPCPASQPFCRKAVYIYYFMNSREYIIIRECAKWWNSDKECYRGRYPRDSYQYVCECKNTGCNRSTRFSSKTIIFLYILCQIIIFIVGNPT, encoded by the exons atgcgaGTGAATGTAAATGCATTACAagtattaatacttttatttgtatttcaaagag gAGAATCGAAAGCTATTAAATGTTATCAATGTAATAGTAAAAAGGATAAAGATTGTACTATCAATACGGtagatataagatatttgaaGCCATGTCCTGCGTCACAACCATTTTGTCGTAAAGCTGTGTACATAT attattttatgaattctcgagagtatataataatacgtgAATGCGCAAAGTGGTGGAACAGTGACAAGGAATGTTACAGAGGTCGTTATCCACGTGATAGTTATCAATACGTATGCGAGTGTAAGAATACAGGATGCAATCGATCGACGAGATTCTCAtcgaaaactattatttttttgtacattttgtgtcaaataattatctttatcgtTGGAAATCCTACCTGA
- the LOC100577748 gene encoding uncharacterized protein LOC100577748 isoform X3 has product MQRWCRHDWTSNLDNRSREFRVRERREVVVLPMQHQLEEQAHEGVQRSLPVILFRFNSLPSKRVAPLFEKHHRLWRRAGDGTRLRAVTRNRWILPTNGTFSRIQH; this is encoded by the exons ATGCAAAGGTGGTGCCGACATGATTGGACTAGCAATCTCGATAATCGTTCTCGTGAATTTAG AGTGCGGGAAAGGAGAGAAGTTGTGGTGTTACCAATGCAACACCAACTTGAGGAACAGGCACACGAGGGAGTGCAACGATCCTTACCCGTCATCCTATTTCGATTTAACTCTCTGCCCTCGAAACGAGTCGCACCATTGTTTGAAAAGCATCATCGATT ATGGAGACGTGCTGGTGACGGTACGAGGCTGCGTGCCGTCACGAGAAATCGATGGATACTGCCAACAAACGGAACATTTTCCAGGATCCAGCATTAA
- the LOC726268 gene encoding uncharacterized protein LOC726268, translated as MSSVSSWILVVVGLIVSIQSGSALQCWDCASNTNPLCGDPMNVTDHHGIFHVKTCESGIYDTSRKICRKIVKRENGERVVIRQCSTPNVDEADIVDGPCSATAISTRNLIECYICSTDLCNSAMGVSVTRSLFMVTLTIIGYCYVQSKYIAL; from the exons ATGTCGTCGGTGTCGAGTTGGATATTGGTCGTGGTTGGCCTGATCGTTTCGATTCAATCGG GTTCAGCTTTACAATGTTGGGATTGCGCTTCCAACACCAACCCTTTGTGTGGTGATCCGATGAACGTGACTGATCATCATGGCATCTTCCATGTGAAAACATGCGAATCTGGAATTTACGATACGTCGAGAAAAATTTGCcgaaaaatcgtgaaaagag agAATGGCGAAAGAGTTGTGATTCGTCAATGTTCGACACCGAATGTCGACGAAGCGGACATAGTGGATGGTCCTTGCAGTGCAACCGCAATTTCAActcgaaatttaatcgaatgttATATTTGCAGCACCGACCTCTGCAATTCCGCAATGGGAGTATCGGTTACACGATCTCTTTTCATGGTCACGTTGACTATTATCGGCTACTGTTACGTACAATCGAAATACATCGCCCTTTAA